The following are from one region of the Syngnathus acus chromosome 10, fSynAcu1.2, whole genome shotgun sequence genome:
- the fhdc2 gene encoding FH2 domain-containing protein 1, which produces MLINLTLTVKESRAFHGTLPPIPDDPVKVMDSCTVAVPVPAPPPPPPPPPPPPPPPASSSHFSRTDSARRSRLRKLNWERIPKEKVEGRKSVWSGAGPGEDEFPIDLHSLDELFGQKDSKLEDRSNTLRRRSGLFRCRTPQDSPEEISLLDSKRSMNIGIFLRQFKMPAKEIVEDIRHGAGDRYGAEKLTELSKLLPDNEEESRLRSFSGERRWLGEPDLFMLLLVEVPSFRLRLDAMILQQEFDPALTSLCVAARCLREAARELLSCPELHSILRLVLKAGNYMNAGGYSGNAAGFRISSLLKLADTKANKPGMNLLHFVAMEAVKKDQSLLSFPSQLGHVGSASRLCEESVLEDLSKLKSRALALKANVLTEREILQHAQSFLEVTEERLKEAEDEVEGMKMSSRALVDFFCEDDSTFKLEEACKVFDLFCQRFQKAVKENAERESKEQKRLERQREMVEKRRSVAVCTGLDLGHSLARDRHSQENQDELERLLEKNLSYTWSRRSLRSSDTRRHSHYLHSDKSFPELGSSPTAVSCYSNSSSDHETSTVLCSSPETDGFCSPVGQERFLESDKNQSCQYKAISRCMEVVQESLVGSYLQHGPEFTVGRHGSESISLQMQASETSGRTKEDAMSCKQKATKNSEFSRNSSAVNADTPSLCAKSQNSGQTHSFGMRQAERNNSLQNKLNGCRVGVSEPQSAPKSGILHSDNRATSLRNRRTEKESPLSVKATGKVELQSLNGGINASAATSKPEECLRKQLNTEGLLTPVGENWMPPSLPEFSQSHPEESSDVPERELARSYSRVGETLECHTLVKGLRSYDALSPPTSPSPRPGPSLCSKWRKEREVEPQTSASPSLKEERRALKVPVRGGIRAKRGPGSRAETSNGAGVPRVRPKTEAPNRPPIASPETSRLSMRSSPASLHSDVKRSGGARERPQTANEPRTSAKSPLTRRTSERPTTEKVSGKTQSAFVRGSPLRVSKRVAPNSETQTTAKGLPAHSPSSATAKTIRTAVMSVARNKNTKTTNTGTCPTSKTPSQIPGSKMLRATTTQPLWK; this is translated from the exons ATGCTTATCAACCTGACTCTCACCGTGAAGGAATCTCGTGCCTTTCATGGAACACTGCCTCCTATCCCGGACGATCCAGTGAAAGTCATGGATTCATGCACGGTGGCGGTGCCTGTCCCGGCACCTCCACCGCCACCTccccctccgcctcctccgccACCTCCACCCGCCTCCTCATCGCATTTCAGCCGGACGGACAGCGCTCGTCGAAGCCGGCTGAGGAAGCTCAACTGGGAGCGTATCCCCAAAGAGAAGGTAGAGGGGAGGAAGAGCGTGTGGAGTGGTGCAGGCCCGGGAGAGGACGAGTTCCCCATAGATCTGCATTCTCTGGACGAGCTTTTTGGCCAGAAGGACAGTAAGCTCGAGGACAGGAGCAACACTCTGAGACGACGGTCTGGTCTGTTTCGCTGTAGAACTCCTCAGGACAGCCCAGAGGAG ATCTCCCTACTGGACTCTAAACGCAGTATGAACATTGGAATATTTCTTCGCCAGTTCAAAAT GCCGGCAAAGGAGATAGTTGAGGATATCAGGCACGGAGCCGGGGATCGTTACGGAGCAGAGAAACTGACGGAGCTCAGCAAGCTGCTCCCTGACAATGAGGAG GAATCTCGCCTGAGGAGCTTCAGCGGGGAACGTCGCTGGCTTGGAGAGCCTGATCTTTTCATGCTCCTGCTGGTGGAAGTCCCCAG TTTTCGCCTTCGTTTGGATGCCATGATCCTGCAGCAAGAGTTTGACCCAGCTCTGACCTCTCTGTGTGTGGCAGCCAGATGTCTGAGGGAGGCGGCCAGAG AACTGCTGAGTTGTCCTGAGTTACACTCCATCCTCCGTTTGGTCCTTAAAGCAGGGAACTACATGAATGCT GGTGGATACTCGGGGAATGCAGCAGGATTCCGAATTTCATCACTGCTGAAACTAGCTGAcaccaaagcaaacaaaccagGCATGAATCTGCTTCATTTTGTAGCGATG GAAGCTGTGAAGAAGGATCAGAGTTTACTGTCATTTCCTAGCCAACTGGGCCACGTTGGCTCCGCCTCTAG GTTATGCGAGGAGTCTGTGTTGGAGGATTTATCCAAGTTAAAAAGCCGAGCCCTGGCGCTGAAAGCAAATGTCCTGACGGAGAGAGAGATTTTGCAGCATGCGCAATCTTTCTTAGAG GTGACAGAGGAACGTCTAAAGGAGGCAGAGGATGAGGTTGAGGGTATGAAGATGTCAAGTCGAGCATTGGTGGATTTTTTCTGTGAGGATGACAGCACATTTAAACTAGAGGAGGCCTGCAAGGTCTTTGACTTATTTTGCCAGCGCTTCCAAAAAGCTGTCAAG GAGAATGCAGAGCGCGAGTCGAAGGAGCAGAAACGTCTGGAACGTCAGAGGGAGATGGTGGAAAAGCGTCGCTCAGTGGCTGTCTGCACTGGTCTGGACCTGGGCCACAGCCTGGCAAGAGACCGCCACAGTCAGGAGAACCAAGATGAGCTGGAGAGACTTCTCGAGAAGAACCTGAGCTACACCTGGAGCCGTCGCAGCCTGAGAAGTTCTGACACGCGCAGGCACTCTCACTACCTGCACAGCGACAAGAGTTTCCCGGAGCTGGGCAGCAGCCCGACGGCCGTCAGCTGCTACTCAAACAGCTCGTCCGACCATGAGACGTCCACTGTGCTTTGTAGCTCCCCAGAAACGGATGGCTTTTGTTCTCCAGTTGGTCAAGAACGTTTTTTGGAAAGCGACAAGAATCAGTCATGCCAATACAAGGCAATCAGTCGGTGTATGGAGGTCGTTCAAGAATCTCTGGTTGGATCGTATTTGCAACATGGACCCGAGTTCACGGTTGGGCGACACGGGTCCGAGAGCATTTCTCTTCAAATGCAGGCATCGGAAACGAGTGGACGAACAAAAGAGGATGCGATGTCGTGTAAGCAGAAGGCCACCAAGAACAGTGAGTTCTCTCGGAATTCTTCTGCTGTAAACGCAGATACCCCTTCCCTCTGTGCTAAAAGCCAGAACTCCGGTCAGACACATAGTTTTGGAATGCGCCAAGCTGAGAGGAATAATTCgctacaaaataaattaaacggTTGTCGAGTTGGTGTCTCTGAACCTCAGTCTGCGCCTAAGAGTGGAATACTTCATAGTGACAACCGCGCCACATCACTGAGAAATCGGAGAACTGAGAAAGAATCACCTTTATCTGTAAAAGCTACAGGTAAAGTGGAGTTGCAGTCGTTAAACGGAGGGATCAACGCAAGTGCTGCTACGTCGAAGCCTGAGGAGTGTTTGAGGAAGCAGTTAAACACAGAAGGGTTGCTGACACCTGTCGGGGAGAATTGGATGCCTCCCAGCCTGCCGGAGTTCAGCCAGTCACACCCTGAGGAAAGTTCGGATGTGCCTGAGCGGGAGCTCGCGAGGTCGTACTCCCGTGTGGGGGAAACTCTAGAGTGCCACACTCTTGTGAAAGGCCTCCGATCCTACGACGCACTTTCACCGCCAACATCCCCCAGCCCGCGACCGGGGCCGAGCCTTTGCTCCAAGTGGAGAAAAGAGAGGGAGGTTGAGCCGCAAACTTCGGCTTCTCCGTCGTTAAAGGAAGAGAGGCGCGCCTTGAAGGTTCCTGTACGTGGTGGCATCAGGGCTAAGAGAGGACCCGGGTCACGTGCAGAAACTTCCAATGGTGCAGGTGTTCCGAGAGTACGCCCCAAAACTGAGGCTCCAAATAGGCCCCCAATAGCGTCCCCAGAGACCTCACGTTTGTCCATGCGTTCATCTCCTGCCTCACTTCATTCAGATGTCAAAAGAAGTGGCGGTGCCCGAGAGAGACCGCAGACTGCAAATGAGCCACGGACTTCTGCAAAGTCTCCCCTCACCCGTAGGACCTCGGAGAGACCGACAACAGAGAAGGTCTCAGGCAAGACCCAGTCGGCATTCGTCAGAGGAAGTCCTCTCCGCGTGTCAAAACGAGTCGCCCCGAACTCTGAGACTCAGACTACCGCCAAGGGTCTCCCGGCCCACAGTCCATCTTCTGCCACAGCTAAGACCATACGTACAGCCGTCATGTCCGTAGCCCggaataaaaacactaaaacCACAAACACAGGCACCTGTCCTACCTCGAAAACCCCTTCACAAATTCCTGGTTCCAAAATGCTTCGAGCAACTACAACTCAGCCACTGTGGAAGTAA
- the rhogd gene encoding ras homolog gene family, member Gd, whose protein sequence is MQTIKCVVVGDGAVGKTCLLISYTTNAFPEEYIPTVFDNYSAQMSVDGRTVSLNLWDTAGQEEYDRLRTLSYPQTNVFIICFSIGSPSSHANVRHKWHPEVSHHCPNVPILLVGTKRDLRGDAETVKKLKEQGLAPTTHQQGNALAKQIGAVKYMECSALLQEGVREVFAEAVRAVLYPVTKKNTKKCVLL, encoded by the coding sequence ATGCAGACCATAAAATGTGTGGTGGTTGGCGATGGGGCAGTGGGGAAAACTTGCCTTCTTATCTCATACACCACTAATGCCTTCCCTGAAGAATACATTCCAACGGTGTTTGACAATTATAGCGCCCAGATGAGCGTGGACGGCCGCACCGTCAGCCTCAACTTGTGGGACACGGCCGGCCAGGAGGAGTACGACCGCCTGCGTACTCTTTCCTATCCTCAGACCAACGTCTTCATCATCTGCTTCTCCATCGGCAGCCCCTCCTCCCACGCCAACGTCAGGCACAAGTGGCACCCCGAGGTGTCTCACCACTGCCCCAATGTGCCCATCCTGCTGGTGGGCACCAAGAGGGACCTGAGGGGTGATGCGGAAACAGTGAAGAAGCTGAAGGAGCAGGGTTTGGCTCCCACCACCCATCAGCAGGGAAACGCCCTCGCCAAGCAAATCGGGGCTGTCAAGTACATGGAATGTTCGGCGCTGCTGCAGGAAGGCGTCAGGGAGGTGTTTGCGGAGGCCGTCAGAGCAGTGTTGTATCCCGTCACGAAAAAGAACACCAAGAAATGTGTGCTCTTGTAA